In a single window of the Anaerotruncus rubiinfantis genome:
- a CDS encoding UxaA family hydrolase: MNFMGYRRPDGSVGIRNKLLIVAVDECCEGIARGIARKFDDAVVLTNWYTCMLGGNEETFNQMIAVGKNPNVAGVLVAAMGCGSILPSQVADPIAATGKPADTLTCEEVGGTRRAVKIGIEKLQKMQDYADSLTREPFPMSKLVVGVKCGGSDTSSGIASNPSCGAALDKLVDMGAICIGGELFELQGCEEILGRRAVNAHVAERINTLIANERIRWSVEGTDVETMSIGNSVGGLTTIEEKSLGALHKTGSRPIQDILQINKDFIDRPEKPGFYLSEVTMLCGGAGVNYASLGAHIILWTSGAAGFSNAVVPVIRVSGNRDLINEDIDIDATGIMDGTDGVDAVSNRIVEKVAAVASGAPTAIEGIGDSTMTLYQKDQRLETVLRLSCAK; this comes from the coding sequence ATGAATTTCATGGGATACAGACGCCCCGACGGATCGGTGGGCATCCGCAATAAGCTTTTGATCGTCGCGGTGGACGAATGCTGTGAGGGGATTGCCCGCGGCATCGCCAGAAAATTTGACGATGCGGTCGTGCTGACCAACTGGTACACCTGTATGCTCGGCGGCAATGAGGAAACGTTCAACCAGATGATCGCCGTCGGCAAGAACCCGAATGTGGCGGGCGTGCTGGTGGCGGCGATGGGCTGCGGAAGCATCCTGCCCAGCCAGGTCGCGGACCCAATCGCCGCCACCGGGAAACCGGCCGATACCCTCACCTGCGAGGAGGTCGGCGGCACCCGCAGAGCGGTGAAGATCGGCATCGAGAAGCTGCAGAAAATGCAGGACTACGCCGACAGCCTCACGCGGGAACCGTTCCCGATGAGCAAGCTGGTGGTCGGCGTGAAATGCGGCGGCAGCGACACCTCCTCCGGCATCGCCTCGAACCCGAGCTGCGGCGCCGCGCTCGACAAGCTTGTGGATATGGGCGCCATCTGCATCGGCGGCGAGCTGTTTGAATTACAGGGCTGTGAAGAGATCCTCGGCCGCCGCGCGGTGAACGCGCATGTGGCCGAAAGGATCAATACACTGATTGCGAACGAGCGCATCCGCTGGAGCGTGGAGGGAACGGATGTTGAAACAATGAGTATCGGCAATTCGGTCGGCGGACTTACCACCATCGAGGAAAAATCCCTCGGCGCGCTGCATAAGACCGGCTCCCGCCCGATCCAGGACATCCTGCAGATCAACAAGGATTTCATCGACCGGCCGGAGAAGCCCGGCTTCTACCTTTCCGAGGTGACCATGCTCTGCGGCGGCGCGGGCGTCAACTACGCTTCGCTTGGCGCGCACATCATCCTCTGGACAAGCGGCGCGGCGGGCTTCTCGAACGCTGTTGTTCCGGTCATCCGGGTCAGCGGAAACCGCGACCTCATCAATGAGGACATCGATATCGACGCAACTGGTATCATGGACGGAACCGATGGGGTGGACGCGGTTTCCAACCGGATCGTCGAAAAGGTTGCGGCAGTTGCGAGCGGAGCCCCCACCGCGATCGAGGGGATTGGGGACTCAACGATGACCCTTTATCAGAAGGATCAGCGGCTTGAAACCGTTCTGCGCCTCAGCTGCGCGAAATAG
- the rpoN gene encoding RNA polymerase factor sigma-54, with protein MDLSIKQTQKQVLAPQVELSTRILQMDGLQLAEYLKEMALENPVAELDFPHAQDEAESRRQMALRKLEWLESQTHREWENTGYYEEDDSPLEPQISSVEEESLSDHLMKQAAVHCTPELFPVVRYVIGCLDENGYLKVPDGEICAEVPCTPEALALAVASVQELEPAGVGARSLAECLRLQLAPEDTLARRLVTDFLEQVAKNRTDALAKTLGVSTEEISGAIRRIRRLNAKPGSLYCRFERPAYITPDVVVTSFQDQYNILLCEFSYPRITINEGYLKMAKETSDKQVADYLADKLGQIAWIQKCIESRNATLLAVTKTIVKRQERFFRYGPRYLNVLRMRDVAEMIGMHESTVSRAVRDKYLQCAHGVYPLRHFFVQGVEGASGAVSAHDARERIRELIGTEDPAHPLSDQKLADLLARDGIEISRRTVAKYRDALGIQPAAQRRG; from the coding sequence ATGGATCTTTCCATCAAACAGACCCAAAAACAGGTATTGGCTCCGCAGGTGGAGCTTTCCACACGTATCCTGCAGATGGATGGGCTTCAGCTTGCGGAGTATCTCAAGGAAATGGCGCTCGAAAACCCAGTGGCGGAGCTCGATTTCCCACATGCACAGGACGAAGCTGAATCGCGCCGCCAGATGGCTTTGCGCAAGCTGGAGTGGCTCGAGAGCCAGACCCATCGTGAATGGGAGAACACCGGGTACTATGAGGAGGACGACTCCCCGCTTGAGCCGCAGATTTCCTCCGTCGAAGAGGAAAGCCTTTCCGACCATCTGATGAAACAGGCTGCCGTTCACTGCACGCCGGAGCTTTTTCCGGTGGTGCGGTATGTCATTGGCTGCCTCGACGAAAACGGCTACCTCAAGGTGCCGGATGGCGAAATCTGCGCCGAAGTCCCCTGCACGCCCGAAGCGCTCGCGCTCGCGGTCGCCTCTGTACAGGAATTGGAGCCGGCCGGTGTCGGCGCGCGCAGCCTCGCCGAATGCCTGCGGCTGCAGCTCGCGCCGGAGGATACGCTCGCGCGGCGGCTTGTGACCGATTTTCTGGAGCAGGTCGCAAAAAACCGGACGGATGCCCTTGCAAAAACGCTTGGGGTGAGTACGGAGGAAATTTCCGGGGCAATCCGGCGCATCCGGCGGCTGAATGCCAAGCCAGGCAGCCTTTACTGTCGGTTTGAACGCCCGGCCTACATCACGCCGGATGTGGTCGTCACCAGTTTCCAGGATCAGTACAACATTCTGCTGTGCGAATTTTCCTATCCGCGGATCACCATTAACGAAGGATACCTCAAAATGGCGAAGGAAACCTCCGACAAACAGGTTGCCGACTATCTGGCGGATAAGCTCGGCCAAATCGCCTGGATTCAAAAATGTATCGAAAGCCGCAATGCGACTCTGCTTGCCGTGACTAAGACGATCGTCAAACGACAGGAGCGGTTCTTCCGTTACGGCCCACGGTATCTGAACGTTCTGCGGATGCGGGATGTGGCTGAAATGATCGGTATGCACGAATCCACCGTCAGCCGGGCGGTACGGGACAAGTACCTGCAATGCGCCCATGGGGTATACCCGCTGCGGCATTTCTTTGTACAGGGCGTGGAGGGTGCTTCAGGAGCGGTCAGCGCGCATGATGCGCGCGAGCGTATCCGTGAACTGATCGGAACGGAAGATCCCGCGCATCCGCTCAGTGACCAGAAGCTGGCGGACCTGCTCGCGCGGGATGGAATTGAAATCTCCCGCCGCACGGTTGCAAAATACCGCGACGCACTCGGCATCCAGCCCGCCGCACAGCGGCGCGGATAA
- a CDS encoding Cof-type HAD-IIB family hydrolase codes for MMDIKLLALDMDGTTLKSDHRTLSGRNRAAIEAAIQKGVDVVIATGRTRVRIPEQMLAIGGLRYALTSNGAAVTDLTEDRVIYSNPLPKPVIQKLIDTFSDLRLYIEAYCRGYSYVDRSLAPLMAGFDISPDRKAMLTASERPIDGFNAFILREDVDVEKFNFPFIPREQLDEVWHRLRRIPEIMPTTSIKQNAEINYITSSKADGLLHLCEHLGLTAENVMAIGDAGNDLAMLRFAGIGVAMENAPDDVKAAANHVTGSNDLDGVAQAIEKFLL; via the coding sequence ATGATGGACATCAAACTTCTTGCACTGGATATGGACGGCACCACCCTGAAAAGCGACCACCGGACTCTGTCCGGCAGGAACCGCGCCGCAATCGAAGCGGCCATTCAAAAAGGCGTCGACGTGGTGATCGCAACCGGGCGCACCCGGGTGCGCATCCCAGAACAGATGCTTGCTATCGGCGGGCTGCGTTACGCGCTCACCTCGAACGGGGCGGCGGTCACCGATCTTACCGAAGACCGCGTCATCTATTCAAATCCGCTGCCAAAGCCTGTTATCCAAAAGCTGATCGACACTTTTTCCGATCTGCGGCTCTATATTGAAGCGTACTGCCGGGGATATTCCTATGTCGACCGCTCGCTCGCGCCCCTGATGGCCGGATTTGACATCAGCCCCGACCGCAAAGCGATGCTGACGGCAAGCGAACGGCCCATCGACGGCTTTAACGCATTCATTCTGCGCGAGGACGTGGACGTCGAGAAGTTCAATTTTCCCTTCATCCCGCGCGAACAGCTCGACGAAGTCTGGCACAGGCTGCGGCGCATTCCCGAGATTATGCCGACCACTTCGATCAAGCAGAATGCGGAAATCAACTACATCACCTCCAGCAAGGCGGATGGCCTGCTGCATCTGTGCGAACATCTCGGGCTCACGGCGGAAAACGTGATGGCGATCGGCGACGCGGGCAACGATCTCGCCATGCTTCGGTTCGCCGGGATCGGCGTCGCGATGGAAAACGCCCCTGATGATGTGAAAGCCGCCGCAAACCATGTCACTGGCAGCAACGATTTGGACGGCGTTGCGCAGGCGATTGAAAAGTTCCTGCTCTAG
- a CDS encoding putative RNA methyltransferase: protein MFICPVCKGPLDRAQQAFRCPRGHSYDLSAQGYLYLLPPNKKNSQDPGDNAEMVRGRTRFLDTGCYEPLSDALNKMLAGRCKKSPRILDAGCGEGYYAARLFAALSAAGKEPSLIGVDISKRAVKHAARRCPQARFAVASLFELPVASGSVDCCYNVFSPVCAGEFARVLTPGGHFAAVYPAARHLFGLKKILYDAPYENPEKTFELPGFEILERKRISYTFSLEGNELIESLFSMTPYYYKTPVAGCERLKSCERLATEADFWLIDYVKRDV, encoded by the coding sequence ATGTTTATCTGTCCGGTTTGCAAAGGGCCGCTCGACCGCGCGCAGCAGGCTTTCCGCTGCCCGCGTGGTCATTCCTACGACCTTTCGGCACAGGGCTATCTCTACCTGTTGCCGCCGAATAAAAAGAACAGCCAGGACCCGGGCGACAACGCTGAAATGGTACGCGGACGCACCCGGTTTCTTGATACCGGCTGTTATGAGCCGCTTTCCGATGCGCTGAATAAGATGCTCGCCGGCCGCTGCAAAAAATCCCCGCGCATTCTTGACGCCGGCTGTGGGGAGGGTTACTACGCCGCGCGCCTTTTTGCGGCGCTTTCTGCCGCTGGGAAGGAGCCTTCCCTCATCGGTGTGGACATCTCGAAGCGGGCTGTCAAACATGCCGCCAGACGTTGCCCGCAGGCGCGGTTTGCGGTGGCGAGCCTGTTTGAGCTGCCGGTCGCATCTGGCTCGGTGGATTGCTGCTACAATGTCTTTTCCCCCGTCTGCGCCGGGGAATTTGCCCGCGTACTCACGCCGGGCGGGCATTTCGCAGCGGTCTATCCGGCGGCACGGCATCTTTTCGGGCTCAAGAAGATCCTCTACGACGCGCCCTATGAAAATCCGGAAAAAACATTTGAACTGCCGGGTTTCGAAATTCTGGAACGCAAACGGATCAGCTACACGTTTTCACTCGAAGGAAACGAACTGATCGAAAGCCTCTTTTCGATGACGCCGTACTATTATAAGACACCGGTGGCAGGCTGCGAACGGCTGAAAAGCTGCGAACGCCTTGCGACCGAAGCCGACTTCTGGCTCATCGACTACGTGAAGAGGGACGTCTGA
- a CDS encoding 4'-phosphopantetheinyl transferase family protein, with protein sequence MENAVYFARTGETDLSAAARRLLADALGFSPRIEKGAHGNPFLPAYPGIHISIAHTRGAVACAVFDRPVGIDLERPRRINPALAKKYFTPAEQAYALDAEQFIEVWTRKEAWLKREGVGFASVAPVSSIETWGNPEIATFCIEGFTISVCAAPLRFVFVQTRLPPND encoded by the coding sequence ATGGAAAATGCCGTCTACTTCGCGCGCACTGGGGAAACCGATCTCTCTGCCGCGGCGCGCCGCCTGTTGGCGGACGCGCTTGGATTTTCTCCGCGTATTGAAAAAGGCGCGCATGGAAACCCGTTTTTGCCGGCGTATCCGGGCATTCACATCAGCATTGCTCACACGCGCGGCGCGGTTGCCTGCGCGGTGTTTGACCGGCCGGTTGGGATCGACCTGGAGCGCCCGCGCAGGATAAATCCCGCGCTCGCAAAGAAATATTTCACCCCGGCGGAACAGGCATATGCTTTGGACGCGGAACAATTCATTGAGGTCTGGACCCGCAAGGAGGCGTGGCTCAAACGGGAGGGTGTGGGGTTCGCATCCGTGGCTCCGGTTTCCTCGATCGAAACATGGGGAAACCCGGAAATCGCAACTTTTTGCATCGAAGGCTTCACGATTTCGGTTTGCGCCGCGCCTCTGCGGTTTGTGTTTGTGCAAACGCGCCTCCCCCCAAACGATTGA
- a CDS encoding sensor domain-containing diguanylate cyclase/phosphohydrolase, whose protein sequence is MNRDTLLIVDDMEINRAILRALFEPEYNLLEAENGEQAMLLIKQYRHSLAAVLLDLVMPLKDGYQVMSEMSQNGLMDNFPIIVITSEDSTENEVRAFDLGAADIIIKPFEPHVVRRRVQNAVDLNRHKTHLEEMVEEQATKLRESRDVIMDTLSSVIEHRSAETGQHVLRIRMFTKVLLENVMRCCPEYDLDEHAVSVIAEAAALHDIGKISIPDTILSKPGRLTPEEFEVMKTHTVKGCEILAGLDRMGDKEYLLYAYNICRYHHERWDGAGYPDGLKGDNTPIYAQAVGIADAYDALTTDRVYKKAIPPKRAMTMILNGECGAFSPMLLESLKNVREQFYELSCNYADGNTLKTTTERLISNSPAPYQNIKNTSELGQMKYLAMLRYIGATVLEVDMNSGIYHLIHQQNDDFQDLRSGGTFEESMRAFAEHAVHPDDRLEVLGILDGGIEEFFVSGLMKKSRKYRVFHRTSGEYIWYEGTSLRVDIDNPKRHKILIVWSPLDLPAGSPAMQTETACAPLTQELQVGVQQCINDRWFTMTYMNDGFTTLFGYSRQEISDRFHNRYIEMIHPDDQQYVRREFLAQLSASSTQRLEYRIVNKQGQVVWVLEKCQLASAQDGREYLNCVLTDITQIKAAQEELRLSMERYQIIQDQTNDIIFEWNLAQDLVTYSPNWIKKFGYRPVSSSAQMQTASHIFPSDLPAFQKLMESVIKGAPYGEAEIRIADQNGRYLWCRLRATTQFNDAGKPLKAVGVIIDIDAEKRRTQELSDKAERDALTKLYTKNTAREIIEDTLAHRDTSERFAMLLLDLDNFKQINDSHGHMFGDAVLAEAASRLKLLFRAGDTVARFGGDEFLVFLTYASDETFLIDKAEKIIQAYRGVFEVELGENRLTCSVGISRCPDDGTDFQALFQHCDRALYQAKLKGKDQFALYNNATMSTIFGLSAQQVYAAGTRIESDDTDDFGVDGIVPQAFKLLYESGDIETAINAILEMAGRKYNVSRAYIFEDFEDGSWCRNTFEWCNDGVHPEIDSLQHVTYEELGNNYHENFDENGIFYCRDIATLSKAQYDILAPQGIRSLLQCAVRDAGKFVGFVGFDDCTILRMWTQSQINALTFISELLSTFLLKMRAQDRALATARDLRMILDEQNSWIYVIDPDNFALRYVNAKTLRTVPNIQLGTPCHSAFFHRDAPCENCPARGIREIRNRTLEVYNPILHIWSLADATLIRWGGQEACLLACHDITKFRNHTDSVGGSPALLKK, encoded by the coding sequence GTGAACCGGGATACGCTTCTGATCGTTGACGATATGGAGATCAACCGGGCAATCCTCCGTGCGCTTTTCGAGCCGGAATACAATCTGCTGGAAGCGGAAAACGGCGAGCAGGCCATGCTGCTCATCAAACAGTACCGGCATTCGCTGGCCGCAGTCCTGCTCGACCTGGTGATGCCCCTCAAGGATGGTTATCAGGTCATGTCGGAGATGTCCCAGAACGGACTGATGGACAACTTTCCGATCATTGTCATCACTTCTGAGGATTCAACCGAAAACGAAGTCCGTGCTTTCGATCTTGGCGCCGCGGATATTATCATCAAACCGTTCGAGCCGCATGTGGTCCGTCGGAGAGTGCAGAATGCGGTCGATCTCAACCGCCACAAGACACATCTGGAGGAGATGGTGGAAGAGCAGGCGACAAAGCTGCGGGAATCCCGCGACGTCATCATGGACACCCTTTCTTCCGTCATCGAGCACCGCAGCGCCGAAACCGGTCAGCATGTCCTGCGCATCCGCATGTTCACCAAGGTCCTGCTCGAAAATGTGATGCGCTGCTGTCCTGAATACGATCTGGATGAACATGCGGTCAGCGTCATCGCGGAGGCCGCCGCCCTGCACGACATCGGCAAGATTTCCATTCCGGATACCATCCTCAGCAAACCGGGGCGGCTCACGCCGGAGGAATTTGAGGTGATGAAGACCCATACTGTGAAGGGTTGTGAGATCCTTGCGGGCCTCGACCGGATGGGGGATAAGGAATATCTGCTGTACGCTTATAATATCTGCCGGTATCACCATGAGCGGTGGGACGGCGCCGGATATCCGGATGGACTGAAAGGGGATAACACTCCCATTTATGCCCAGGCGGTTGGAATCGCCGACGCATACGACGCGCTGACTACCGATCGGGTTTATAAAAAGGCGATCCCGCCGAAACGGGCGATGACCATGATCCTCAATGGGGAGTGCGGCGCGTTTTCCCCCATGCTTTTGGAAAGCCTGAAAAACGTACGCGAACAATTCTATGAGCTTTCCTGCAACTACGCGGACGGCAATACGCTCAAGACGACTACGGAGCGGCTGATATCCAACTCCCCCGCCCCATACCAGAATATCAAGAATACCTCTGAACTTGGTCAGATGAAATATCTTGCCATGCTGCGTTATATTGGAGCCACCGTTCTGGAAGTGGACATGAACAGCGGAATCTACCATCTGATCCACCAGCAAAACGACGATTTCCAGGATCTCCGTTCCGGCGGCACCTTTGAGGAGTCGATGCGCGCCTTTGCGGAGCATGCCGTCCATCCAGATGACCGGCTGGAAGTACTTGGAATTCTCGACGGAGGAATCGAGGAATTTTTTGTGAGCGGACTGATGAAAAAGTCCCGTAAATACCGGGTATTTCATCGTACCTCCGGCGAGTATATCTGGTACGAAGGCACCTCGCTGCGCGTTGACATCGACAATCCCAAACGCCATAAGATCCTCATCGTATGGAGCCCGTTGGATCTGCCCGCCGGCTCCCCCGCAATGCAAACGGAAACAGCCTGTGCGCCGCTGACGCAGGAGCTGCAGGTCGGGGTACAGCAGTGTATCAATGACCGCTGGTTCACTATGACCTATATGAACGACGGTTTTACCACCCTGTTTGGCTACAGCAGGCAGGAAATCAGCGACCGGTTCCACAACCGGTACATCGAAATGATCCATCCCGACGACCAGCAGTATGTGCGCCGGGAGTTTCTCGCGCAGCTTTCCGCCAGCAGCACCCAGCGTCTGGAGTATCGGATTGTGAACAAACAAGGCCAGGTTGTTTGGGTTCTGGAAAAATGCCAGCTTGCTTCGGCGCAGGACGGGCGCGAATATCTCAACTGCGTCCTGACCGATATCACTCAGATCAAAGCGGCGCAGGAAGAATTGCGCCTGAGCATGGAACGGTATCAGATTATCCAGGATCAGACCAACGACATCATTTTTGAATGGAATCTCGCGCAGGATCTGGTCACCTATTCCCCCAACTGGATCAAAAAGTTCGGATACCGGCCGGTATCCAGCAGCGCGCAGATGCAGACCGCCTCGCATATCTTCCCAAGCGACCTCCCAGCCTTCCAGAAGCTGATGGAAAGTGTGATCAAAGGAGCTCCCTACGGGGAAGCCGAGATACGCATCGCTGACCAGAACGGACGGTACCTCTGGTGCCGCCTGCGCGCGACCACGCAGTTCAATGACGCGGGAAAGCCATTGAAAGCGGTTGGCGTCATTATTGATATTGACGCGGAAAAACGCCGTACACAGGAACTGTCCGACAAAGCCGAACGGGACGCGCTCACCAAGCTCTATACGAAAAACACCGCCCGCGAAATCATCGAGGATACGCTGGCCCATCGGGACACATCAGAACGCTTCGCGATGCTGCTGCTTGATCTTGATAACTTCAAGCAGATCAACGATTCTCACGGCCACATGTTTGGGGACGCCGTACTGGCGGAAGCCGCTTCCCGCCTGAAACTGCTCTTCCGCGCGGGGGATACCGTCGCACGGTTTGGCGGGGACGAATTCCTGGTTTTCCTTACGTACGCATCTGACGAAACGTTCCTGATCGACAAGGCCGAAAAAATCATCCAAGCCTATCGCGGCGTATTCGAGGTTGAGCTCGGTGAAAACCGGCTGACCTGCAGCGTCGGCATCTCCCGCTGCCCGGACGACGGCACTGATTTTCAGGCGCTTTTCCAACATTGCGACCGGGCGCTTTATCAGGCCAAACTGAAGGGCAAAGATCAGTTTGCGCTCTACAACAACGCGACAATGTCCACAATCTTCGGACTCAGCGCACAGCAGGTTTATGCCGCGGGCACCCGGATTGAATCGGACGACACGGATGATTTCGGCGTTGACGGCATCGTCCCACAGGCTTTCAAGCTGCTCTACGAGTCCGGCGACATCGAAACGGCGATCAACGCAATTCTTGAGATGGCCGGTCGCAAATACAATGTCAGCCGGGCATATATCTTTGAAGATTTCGAAGACGGCTCCTGGTGCCGGAATACGTTTGAATGGTGCAACGATGGGGTGCATCCGGAAATCGATTCCCTGCAGCATGTGACCTATGAGGAACTTGGAAACAACTATCACGAAAATTTTGATGAAAACGGCATCTTTTATTGCCGCGACATTGCCACCCTGTCCAAAGCGCAGTATGATATCCTTGCGCCGCAGGGAATCCGTTCCCTTCTGCAGTGCGCGGTGCGGGACGCCGGGAAGTTCGTCGGGTTTGTGGGCTTTGACGACTGTACCATCCTGCGGATGTGGACCCAGAGCCAGATCAACGCGCTGACCTTCATTTCCGAACTGCTGTCCACCTTTTTGCTCAAAATGCGCGCGCAGGACCGTGCGCTCGCAACCGCGCGAGACCTGCGCATGATCCTGGATGAGCAGAATTCCTGGATCTACGTGATTGATCCGGACAACTTCGCTCTGCGTTACGTCAATGCAAAAACTCTTCGTACGGTTCCCAACATACAGCTCGGCACGCCCTGCCACAGCGCATTTTTCCACCGGGATGCCCCCTGCGAAAATTGTCCTGCCCGGGGAATTCGGGAAATCCGCAACCGGACTTTGGAGGTCTATAACCCGATCCTGCATATCTGGTCCCTTGCGGACGCCACTCTGATCCGCTGGGGCGGCCAGGAAGCATGCCTGCTGGCATGCCACGATATCACAAAGTTTAGAAACCACACGGATTCAGTCGGCGGCTCTCCGGCGCTTTTGAAAAAATGA
- a CDS encoding L-cysteine desulfidase family protein — protein MNRLTQLIKDDMKPALGVTEPGAIAFAAAKARSYTQGPIESVSVAMNSGMYKNAFTCGIPNSNEVGNIFSAALGVVAGDCEKGLESLANVTPEDNAEAQKLVDQGRVTVQLSGITSDIFIEATVKTATDECVVTIRDAHTNIVRILVNGKVEFEKEAEKAENLDGQPGGGHEIHSYTLAQLVDYAKTVPFSEIEFIREAYKVNLELFEEGLANPRTTFARYLKKMNGDEVFSKDALKTAQLLCNAAIEARVIGLDKPAMSITGSGAHGIIATMPLYAECKARDLPEEKLLRATALSYLVCMYIKEYSGRLSAFCGCAIAAGTGMACALVFLRDGTVEQMIHTINNMASSITGMICDGGNQGCTMKGIVAVDAAFKSVELAMNGTYIFDVHGINGRTPELTMKHMGLIASPGMVGTEKTIVEIFESKLK, from the coding sequence ATGAATCGACTCACACAACTGATCAAGGACGATATGAAGCCAGCGCTGGGGGTCACCGAGCCGGGCGCCATTGCCTTTGCGGCGGCCAAGGCCCGCAGTTACACCCAAGGCCCGATCGAAAGCGTTTCGGTCGCAATGAACTCCGGCATGTATAAAAATGCGTTCACCTGCGGGATTCCGAACTCAAACGAGGTCGGCAACATCTTCTCCGCCGCGCTTGGCGTTGTCGCCGGAGACTGTGAAAAAGGTCTGGAATCGCTCGCGAACGTCACCCCGGAGGACAATGCTGAAGCCCAAAAGCTGGTGGATCAAGGGCGTGTGACCGTCCAGCTTTCCGGAATCACCTCCGATATCTTCATTGAGGCCACCGTCAAGACCGCCACCGACGAATGCGTCGTCACTATCCGCGACGCACACACCAATATCGTGCGCATCCTCGTAAACGGCAAGGTGGAATTCGAGAAGGAAGCGGAAAAAGCGGAAAATCTCGACGGACAGCCGGGCGGCGGCCATGAGATCCACAGCTATACTCTCGCACAGCTGGTCGATTATGCAAAAACCGTACCCTTTTCCGAAATCGAGTTCATCCGCGAAGCCTACAAGGTGAACCTCGAGCTCTTCGAAGAGGGGCTCGCGAATCCGCGTACCACCTTCGCGCGTTATCTCAAGAAGATGAACGGCGACGAGGTCTTTTCGAAGGACGCGCTCAAGACCGCCCAGCTGCTCTGCAACGCGGCGATCGAAGCGCGGGTCATTGGGCTTGACAAACCCGCCATGAGCATCACCGGCTCGGGCGCGCACGGCATCATCGCCACCATGCCGCTCTATGCCGAATGCAAGGCCCGGGACCTGCCGGAGGAGAAGTTGCTGCGCGCAACCGCGCTGAGCTATCTGGTCTGCATGTACATTAAGGAATATTCCGGCCGCCTGTCTGCTTTCTGCGGCTGCGCAATCGCTGCCGGCACCGGTATGGCCTGCGCGCTGGTGTTCCTGCGCGACGGCACGGTCGAACAGATGATCCACACGATCAACAACATGGCGTCAAGCATCACCGGCATGATCTGCGACGGCGGCAACCAGGGATGCACCATGAAGGGGATTGTGGCGGTGGACGCGGCATTCAAGTCGGTCGAGCTGGCCATGAATGGCACCTATATCTTCGACGTGCACGGCATCAACGGCAGGACACCGGAACTCACCATGAAGCATATGGGTCTCATCGCTTCGCCTGGTATGGTCGGCACCGAAAAGACCATTGTTGAAATCTTTGAAAGCAAGTTGAAATAG